A window of the Lolium perenne isolate Kyuss_39 chromosome 7, Kyuss_2.0, whole genome shotgun sequence genome harbors these coding sequences:
- the LOC127317348 gene encoding endoglucanase 17, translating to MASPARAMVALLLLLSTAAVSRAQQHDYGDALRKSILFFEGQRSGRLPPGQRVRWRRDSALNDGAAAGVDLSGGYYDAGDNVKFGFPMAFTATLMSWGLIDFGRTYGPQEREAREALRWATDYLLKATATPNTVYVQVGDAFRDHSCWERPEDMDTPRTVYKVDTAHPGSDVAAETAAALAAASIVFREADPAYSTRLLDRAVAVFEFADKYRGAYSSSLHDAVCPCYCDYDGYQDELLWGAAWLHKASRRRVYRDYIKKNEVALGASDSINEFGWDNKHAGINILISKEVLMGKDSFFTSFRVNADNFICTLLPGISNQDHIDYSPGGLLFKVGNSNMQHVTSISFLLLAYSSYLSHANAHVPCGGAAAAASPVVLRRVAKRQVDYILGDNPLRMSYMVGYGARFPQRIHHRGSSIPSVAAHPAKIGCKAGAAYYASTAPNPNLLVGAVVGGPSNVTDAFPDARAVFQQSEPTTYMNAPLLPLLAYFSAHPSLPQAGADD from the exons ATGGCGTCGCCGGCGAGGGCAATGGTGGCACTGCTGCTGCTCCTGTCGACGGCGGCCGTGTCCAGGGCCCAGCAGCACGACTACGGCGACGCCCTCCGCAAGAGCATCCTCTTCTTCGAGGGCCAGCGGTCCGGGCGCCTGCCCCCCGGCCAGCGCGTGCGCTGGCGGCGCGACTCGGCCCTCAACGACGGCGCCGCCGCCGGGGTGGACCTGAGCGGCGGGTACTACGACGCGGGCGACAACGTCAAGTTCGGCTTCCCGATGGCGTTCACGGCGACGCTCATGTCGTGGGGGCTCATCGACTTCGGCAGGACCTACGGCCCGCAGGAGAGGGAGGCCCGCGAGGCGCTGCGGTGGGCGACGGACTACCTTCTCAAGGCGACGGCGACGCCGAACACCGTCTACGTGCAGGTGGGCGACGCGTTCCGGGACCACTCGTGCTGGGAGCGGCCGGAGGACATGGACACCCCTCGGACGGTCTACAAGGTGGACACCGCGCACCCGGGGTCCGACGTCGCTGCCGAGACCGCCGCCGCGCTCGCCGCCGCCTCCATCGTGTTCCGGGAGGCCGACCCCGCTTACTCCACGCGCCTCCTCGACCGCGCAGTCGCC GTGTTCGAGTTCGCCGATAAGTACCGGGGAGCTTACAGCAGCAGCCTCCACGACGCGGTGTGCCCCTGCTACTGCGACTACGACGGGTACCAGGACGAGCTGCTGTGGGGCGCGGCGTGGCTGCACAAGGCGTCGCGGCGGCGCGTCTACCGCGACTACATCAAGAAGAACGAGGTGGCGCTGGGCGCCAGCGACTCCATCAACGAGTTCGGGTGGGACAACAAGCACGCAGGGATCAACATACTCATATCCAAG GAGGTGCTGATGGGCAAGGACTCCTTCTTCACCTCCTTCCGAGTCAACGCCGACAACTTCATCTGCACCCTCCTCCCGGGCATCTCCAACCAAGACCACATCGACTACTCACCAG GCGGCCTCCTGTTCAAGGTTGGCAACAGCAACATGCAGCACGTGACGTCCATCTCCTTCCTCCTCCTCGCCTACTCCAGCTACCTCAGCCACGCCAACGCCCACGTCCcctgcggcggcgccgccgccgccgcctcaccCGTCGTGCTCCGCCGCGTCGCCAAGCGCCAGGTTGACTACATCCTCGGCGACAACCCGCTGCGCATGTCCTACATGGTGGGCTACGGCGCGCGCTTCCCGCAGCGCATCCACCACCGCGGCAGCTCCATCCCGTCGGTGGCCGCGCACCCGGCGAAGATCGGTTGCAAGGCCGGCGCCGCCTACTACGCCAGCACCGCGCCCAACCCCAACCTGCTCGTCGGCGCCGTCGTCGGCGGGCCAAGCAACGTCACCGACGCCTTCCCTGACGCCAGGGCCGTCTTCCAGCAGTCCGAGCCGACCACCTACATGAACGCGCCGCTGCTCCCGCTCCTCGCCTACTTCTCAGCCCACCCCAGCCTGCCACAGGCCGGCGCCGACGACTGA